The window AAATCAATAAAGCGACTATCAAAAGGACTAGAGTGGGTGATCTATGCATAATTTGAAAGAGTTAAGTGATCTTAATACATCGGTAATAACGGTAAGTTATACGATTAGGTGCTATTTTAAATATTTTTTTTGAATTCGGAGAGATCGATTAATTTAATTTTTTGATATCTACTTTCACATCAGTGCCCAAAGTAAGTGAGGTATTTCAATCCAAATGATATACTGACAACTAACCTACAAAGAATACTTAAATGTCGTGTTTTAATCCCCTAAGACAATGACGTAAATAATGATTATCCCCATATCAATTCTGAAAATTAAGCATCTTGGATTTATTGTGAATAGTCATCATTTCTATTTAGGTATGTATATAGCAGGATACTAAGTATTGCAATCATTGCAGATAATCATATCTGGAAATATAAATGTATATGTGATCTTCAATTCACTGAAAGTTTTATTCTTTACAATAAATCATCATTTTTGTTCTAGTTTAAATTAAAATTATATCTATTATGAAAAATTTATTTACGCTTTGCTTTTTATTCGTTGCCTTACAGCAATCATTTTCTCAAGATGCTGACTCTTTGAACCAAGTTGTTTTAAAAGATACTACTTACTGGAATTCCGAATTTAGTGTAGGGTTGAATTTCAATCAAGCAGCTTTCAGTGGAAACTGGAAAGCAGGCGGGGTAAATTCTATTGCCTTTGGATCAATTGCTGCGGGTAAGGCGAACTATGCTAAAGGTAAGTTAAGTTGGGACAATCAAATTGAATTAATTTATGGCATTGTAAAGAATGAAGGTCAGCAAGTAAGAAAATCAAACGATAGAATTTTCTTTGATTCCAAAGTTGGTTATAAAGCAGGAGGGAATTGGTCGTATTTTGGATCAATAAATTTCTTGACGCAGTTTACTGATGGTTTTGAATTCGGTCCAGATGATCAGCGCACCTTGATTTCGGGGTTTTTCTCACCAGCTTTTTTGACTTCTGGTATTGGTATGGAGTACAAGCCTAACAAGGACTTTGCATTGCGTATAGCGCCTTTTTCACCTAGGTTTACTTTCGTGACTGACCCTACAATCATCCAGAATGTACCTAGTAACTATGGTGTGCCTGAGGGTCAAACCGTACGAACAGAATGGTTAGCCTTGCAGCTTTTTGCTACTTACAATAAAGATATCACAGATAATCTTTCCATCAGATCTAGATATCAGATGTTTGCTAATTATGAAACATTGGCATTTAGAACCATTGACCATAGATTGGATGTGACCTTGATTGCAAAAATTACCCAATTTGTTGATGTGACTTTCACTAGTATCAATGTCTATGATCTTGACATGGATCCAGGAATTCAATACTCTCAGGCACTTGCACTAGGTATTTTGTATAAGGTGAATAACAAAAAGTAGGTATTTGTACACCTTTTTTGTAAATAATTTTGAATATTATTTTTATATAGTATTTTTGTTTCAATTGTGGTAGTTAAATAATAGTTGGTTTAGTTTTCATATAAAGAGCAGGAGAATTTCTCCTGCTTTTTTACTTTTAACAAAACCTATTTTAATCATTATTTTTTAAAAAGTATTTTTTCTCAAACTGATCACAGGAATATCTATCATAGCGATCAAATTTTCCGTGACACTTGGTGAGAAATATTGGAGTAAATCTGATTTGCCAAATGTAATTACGGCTACGGCATCGGCTTGGGTCTTTTTGGCGAATTGTATAATTCCTCGTTCTTCTCGGAAAGCATCTACAATATTAATTTCATGATTGTAAGCTGCAAATTCATCTAAAAATGACTGTCCAATTTTTAAGATGTCGTTTGTCTCTACAAAATGATCTGGCGTATTGACGTATAGTACCTTCAATTCTGCCTTTAGCAATTCAGTAAAGTTTTCAATTTGTGCAAAGGATTTACCTGTCTCTTCTCTGAAATTAGTAGCGATTACCAAAGTATCTATACTGCTATGCTCAAACCCTTCTTTAATGACAATGACAGGTACATTGGTTCTTCTAAGCATGGAGTAGGTATTAGAGCCAAGCATGTGCTCTTTGAAGCCATAGGTTCCGTGAGAACCCATCACTACCATATCAACTTTTTCTGATTCTACATACTTATTGATTCTTTCAGCTCCATTGGAGTAGACAAGTAGTTTGTTGGCCGATATACCCATTGCTTGAGCTCTTTCCACAAGGTCTTTAAGATTTGCCTTGACAGCGTTGATTTCACTTTTTTTATCTAGAAATAAGTTTTCTTGTTCAGGTGTGAGTTTGGCCCAAACAATGGGAGTGATAATGATGTGCATGAATAGAATTTCTGCATCTATTTTTTTTTGCAAGGGCAAGACCATATTTTTCAGCTGCTTTGGCACAGCTTGAGAAGTCAGTTGGAATTAGAATCTTTTTCATATGCTTGAAGGTTTTATAATGGTTAATGCTCAAAGATAAATGACATTAAATTGTTTATCAGTGAGATAGGTTAGCTCAAAATATGATAAAAGTCAGTTAGGGACGGCTGGGAATGGAAAAAAAATAATCCCACTAGTATCAGATACTAGTGGGATTATGTACACCCGGAAGGATTCGAACCCTCAACCCTCGGAGCCGAAATCCGATATTCTATCCAGTTGAACTACGGGTGCATAAAGGGCTGATAAAGTATCAGCCCTGTTTTAAATATATTAAGCGATTGCTGATTTTACTTTTTCAGCAGCTTCTTTCAAAGTGATTGCAGAAGATACTTTTAAGCCAGATTCGTCAATGATTCTAGCACCCTCTTCAGCATTTGTTCCTTGAAGTCTTACGATGATAGGAACGCTGATGTCTCCGATTGATTTGTAAGCTTCAACTACACCATTGGCAATTCTATCACATCTTACGATCCCACCAAATACGTTGATCAAGATGGCTTTTACATTTGGATCTTTCAAGATAATTCTAAACCCTGCTTCCACAGTAGTAGCATTAGCTCCTCCTCCTACATCAAGGAAGTTGGCAGGTTCACCACCAGAAAGTTTGATCATATCCATGGTAGCCATAGCAAGTCCAGCTCCATTTACCATGCAGCCTACGTTTCCTTCAAGCTTTACATAGTTCAAGCCTGATTCTCCTGCTTCTACTTCCAAAGGATCTTCTTCAGCCAAGTCTCTAAGATCAGCTAGGTCTTTGTGTCTGTAAAGTGCGTTGTCATCCAAGTTTACTTTGGCGTCTACTGCCAAGATCTTATTGTCTGATGTTTTCAATACAGGGTTGATCTCAAACTGAGAAGAATCAGTTCCTTCATAAGCTGCATAAAGCGCAGTGATGAACTTCACCATTTCTTTGAATGCATTGCCCTCCAAACCTAGTTTGAAAGCAACTTTTCTAGCTTGGAAGCCTTGAAGTCCTACTTTTGGGTCAATCCACTCTTTGATAATTTTCTCTGGATGATTTTCTGCTACTTCTTCGATATCCATACCACCTTCTGTAGAAGCCATGATCACGTTGCTACCTTTTGCTCTGTCAAGAAGGATAGATAGGTAATATTCTTTTGGTTCTGAATCACCTGGATAGTATACATCCTCAGCGATCAAGACTTTATTTACTTTTTTGCCCTCTGGACCTGTTTGGTGCGTTACCAATGTTCCTCCAAGGATGTTTTTGGCTTTTTCAGCTACATCTTCCAATTTTTTGGCAAGTACCACACCATTGGAGTCAGTTTCTTGAACTTTGCCTTTTCCACGTCCACCGGCATGGATTTGTGCTTTGATCACATACCATGAAGTGCCTGTCTCTGCATTGAGTTTCTTGGCTGCTTCGAGTGCTGCTTCAGGGGTCTCTGCTACGATGCCTTCCTGAATTCTAACACCATAACTCTTTAAAACTTCTTTTGCTTGATATTCGTGTATATTCATCCTTGTGAAATTTTTGCCCGAAGTTAAGCCCTTCGTCTTGATTTTTCAAGTTAAGTATGCCTCTTTTTGGTAAAATAATGGCATTTTTGAGGGAATCCTCGAATATGTTTTAATTTTGATGCTCAATCAATTTACACAATGCTGGAAGCTAAAGGAATAGAAAAATATTATGGAGATCTCCATGTGCTTAAGGGCGTGGATGTTACGATCAAATCTGGGGAAGTGGTCTCCATAGTAGGTGCTTCTGGCGCAGGCAAAAGTACCCTCTTGCATATTCTCGGAACTTTGGATGATGCAGACAAGGGTGAGGTCAAAGTAGGGAATGTAGTTATTACCCAACTCAAGGGAGATCAAATGGCAGCTTACAGAAATAAAGAGATTGGTTTTATTTTTCAATTTCACAACTTACTTCCTGAGTTTACAGCTGAAGAGAATATCATCATTCCTGGATTGATTGCTGGTAGGGGGGAGAAAGAGTTGAAAAAAAGGGCTTTGGAACTCGCTTCGATTCTTGGTGTAAGTGGAAGATTAGATCATAAGCCTGCTGAACTTTCAGGTGGTGAACAGCAACGTATCGCAGTAGCGCGGGCACTGATCAATGACCCCAAGATTATTTTTGCAGATGAGCCTAGTGGAAACCTAGACTCCAAAAGTGCAGAGGATTTGCATCAGTTATTTTTCAAGTTGAGAGATGAATTTGGACAGTCTTTCGTCATTGTCACTCACAACCAAGAATTAGCTCAAATGGCCGATCGTATGCTGACCATGCAAGACGGAAAGATTATCTAAATGCGAATTGGCGTTGCTGCGGGGTTAAAAATTATTTTTAGGCATCATACCATCACATATAAAATATTTCCTAATGAAAATTACATCCTGATTTTTAGCTTTCTGATTTATACGCTTGTTTGCCTGTAACTTCATTCTATTGGTTCATTCGGTTGCTGATGGTCAATATCCATAAGTATCCAACCCGCCTGCGTCGGGCAGGTATCAATAAATATCGGAAGTTAGATAAATCGGAATATTGTAATGTTATTGGCAAAGTTCTGTATATCCCTATTTAGTCTATTGTATAATCAGAATGATACTGACATTTTACCGAAAAGTTATGATTGAACTATTACGATTGAATATTCCTTTACCAATCGTTGATCATCCAAAAATCTAAGCTCTTGAGTAAGAAAAGTGTACAGCACATGCTATTGGCGGGGTTTCTTTTTGCCCTGATGAATGTATCTGTCAAATTGATTACGCATATCCCTGCGATAGAAATTATACTTTTCAGATCAGTGCTCAGTTTTTTTATGACTTATATCGCATTGAAGCGTATCAATGTACCATTTTTTGGAAAAAATAAACCATTATTGATCACAAGAGGAATAGCTGGGTCTGTGGGCTTGATGGCGTTTTTCTACAATCTACAGACCATTCCCCTTGCTAGTGCAGTTACGATCAATTACCTCGCACCGATTTTTACAACCATCTTGGGGATATTTATTGTCAAAGAAAAAGTAGCAAAAAGAAAATACATTTTCTTTGGAGTTAGCTTTGTTGGGGTATTGATCATTGAGGGCTTTGACCCTAGGATTTCTGCTTTTGATCTTGGTGTGGGTCTGATTGCTTCCTTGGCGATGGGTGTGGCTTACAATGTGATTAGGAAACTGAAAAACTCAGAGCATCCATTGGTAATCATGTTCTACTTTCCCTTGATTACTACACCAATTGCGGCTATTGTTTCTTATTTTTTTTGGGTGATGCCTCAAGGCTGGGATTGGGTCGTACTTCTTACCGTCGGTGTACTTACCCAAGGTGCGCAATATTTCATGACTTTGGCTTATCAGAATGCTAATTTGTCAAAAGTCGCTAGTTTGAGTTATGTGGGGATTGTATATGCACTAGGTTTTGGTTTTTTGATTTTTGAGGAGACTTATAGTTTACTGACCTATTTGGGAATGATTCTCGTGTTAGCAGGAGTTTTGTTGAATGTAACCTCAAAAAAATAATCCTTAAATTCCGAAAAAGCAGGTGATGGGGCGAGAATCCCACATTCTGTTGAGCATATCTTTTATTTCGGTAATTTGTAATTACCTTATAAAATAGTTATAAGTGCTTAGTTGTTGTTAAACCAATTTAGAAGCTAGAAAATAAAAAAAAATAAAATTGATTACAATTTATATTTAACTTTCGACTAATAGAAAACAACAATTTAAATAAACATGAATAAGTATTTCTTAGTATTATTACTTTTTTGCAATCTCGTTTTTATTTCTTGTAAAAAAGAAGATTTAAATGAGAGAGAATTTGAGGTAATATGTGAAGCGTCTTCTTATTCGGACACTATTTTCTATATCAATGATGCATTAACTAATATAATCCTTCCGCAGCAGAATTTGAATGGAATTTTTTCTTCTATTCCCGAAGGCCTTGCATTAGATTCGTTAACAGGAGAGATTGATATCAATGCCAGTGAGACAGGATTGAAATACAGAGTCTCTTTTACCCCTGCTAATAGTAATCAGAGTTGTCAATTGGATATCGTAATTTCAGGAGTTAATTATTTAGATAAAATTTATATCTTAGATCAACAAGAACAAATTGCCTTTCCAGTCTTCAACGGAGATTCATCAGGGACATCACCCTGCCCTGAAGACGATGATGATGACGATGATGATTGTAAATTTGATGAAGATGGTCCAGATGGAACAGATTTGTCAGACATTGGAATTGAGGTTAGTGCCTCTACGGGTGAAATTGATTTAGAGCAAACGGTTGCAAATAACGCGTTTGGTATCAACCCAGCTAATGGTTCAACTCTTGATGTGACTTTGTATTACAGATTAAATGACAATAGTTTGAGAGCTTTGAATTCTTTGGACTTAAGGTTATTTTATTTTGAAACATTGACAGAGGTTCCGCAAAGTCTTATAGATGAAGTTGAGGAAAAGAATAACCAACTTTTGGGACTAAGTAATTCAAATTCTTATTTGAATACTAGGCTAGCACAAGATAATTTGAGGGTAAAACCAAGGCCTCCCTATTTGATTATTGTTGCCAGATTACAATAAATTAAGTAACATTGTACAAGTTGAATCAACCTCTGTACAATGTTTCTAAGGATCTTTTTTCTTTTTTTATTTCTATCTATCCAAACGAATAATCCGACAGAAAATGAGACCCTATTAACTAAATATGAAAAGGCAATTTCTTACTATGAACCTCCACAACCAACAAATAAGTCTGATAGCATCGCATTAGATCTTTTTACTCAAATAATGAATGATCCCTTGAATACTTCTCTTTCAAGTGAAGTTATTTTGGATGTCTATGAAAAAGCAGGAAATATTTATTTAATAAATAACGATTTTGAAAAAGCGATATCTGCTTATAGAAAGGGGATATTTTTTAATTACAGTGAAGAAGTATTGGATACATTGTTTTTTGCTAGCAATTTGTTTTTAGGTGAATCATATTATCGAGTTTCAAAGGCTGATAGCAGTATATTCTTCCTGAAAAATGCAGAAAAAATATTAAGTCAAAAGAACTCTAAACTCGAAGCTTCAAGACTCTATAATTCACTTGGAGTAATTTATTATGAATCTGGCAATTATATCCAATCCATTAATTATTTCAATCAAGCTAGAGATCTTTCAGTAGGAGATAAATCGTTCTCGGAATTAGATGAATTTCTTCAATTCGCCGAATACTCTTTTTTAAATAACATCGCTTCATCCTTGATGGGCTTGAGTCAACTAGATAGTGCCTTAAAAATATATCAAGATATGCTCTCTTTTGGGATAAATGATGACCGTGCACTCTCTCAAATTTCGGAAGTCTATCTTGAAAAATTAGAACCCGATTCTGCATTCTATTATTTAAATTCAATTTCTTCAGAAGAAATCAAAAGTTCAATTTCCTTCCAAAATCAATTGGCCGAAGTTTTATATTTGAAAAAAGACTTTGCAGGCTCGAATGAAATTTTAAAAGAATTGGTAAAAACGAAATCAGGTATTAGAGCGAATAATTTTCAACTTGGAAACACCTTTCTACTTTTAGGTAAAATAGCTTTTGAAGAACGAAAATTTGAAGATGCGATCAACTTTTTCCATCAATCAATCATTAGAATAGACGGAGTTTTTGAAGATGAAAATGTGCTGTCCAATCCATCAGAATACAGTTTGGGCTTTGCTACTTTCCAGTTATTTGAAAGTGTGAATAGAAAAGCCAATTCGCTCATGGAACTATATCTTCAGACCAAAGATGAAAAATATAGAAAGTCCTCAATCGAGACCTTTCAAACTGCTTTTAACATTGCTTTTCAAATTGCAAACTATTATGACAATGATGAAGCCAGAATATTTCTTGCTGATTATGCACTGAAAGCTTATGAAAATGCAATCAAATACCTTTATAGTCTTTACCAGATATCTGGAAATTATGAAGATCTTACATTGTTGTTTGAATGGGTGGAAAAAAATAAAGCAACATCATTGGACTTAAGTCTTAAAGAAAAGAAAGTAAAGAGAAACCTTAAATTGCCAGCAGATTTATTGCAGAGGGAAAAAGATTTACAATTTTCAATTTCAAGACTTCAACAGCAAATCTCTGCTACAAATGACAATAATCTAATTGAACAATATCAAGTTGAACTTCGATCTAGTAGACTTGCACTTTCTAGATTGATAGATCAACTCAATGAAATTCCTGAATACATGCAAGCGAAGCTTGCCTATGGGATTTTTGATATAAAAACAATTCAAAACAATATTTTAGATAGGAACTCAGCTTTGGTTTCTTTTTTTGAAACTGATGAAGAAATCTATGTTTTTCTCCTAGACAATAAAAATCTAGCTGTCGATAGAATAGAAAAGAAGGAGGAATTAACAAACAATTTAAAGATATTCAAGAGAGCTTTAAAAGAGTATCAACCAGGAGTACGGTATCAAAAAAGAAACCTGGGAGTGAATTTACAAAAACAGCTTTTATCACTTTCTGATGTTCAATGGAGCAAATACAGCAATTTGATAGTCATTCCACACGGAGTATTGATGGATTTACCTTTTGCAGTATTAGAAACTGAAAGTGGAAAATTCTTGGTCGAACAGTTCACAATCTCTTACCAATATTCAGTAGAATTCTTAACTGAAATAAAAAACTTGAAATTTTCAAAAGAGAAAAAGATCGCTTTTGCACCTTTTTCAACTAATTTTTGGTCTGACGCTGATATTTCTCTAAATCAATTACCTCATTCCCAGATAGAAACTGATGCCATATCCGAAAATAAATTCAGTGATGAATTAGCCACAAAACAGCAGTTTCTGGAAATTGCCCCAAATTCTGGAATTATTCATTTGGCAACACATGCGCTTTCTGATCCCAAAGATCCTAGTCAAGCATTTATAGCTTTTTACCCTGGAGATATTTCAAGTCGGCTTTTTACTCATGAAATTTACAATCTTGACTTAGGAAGTACTTCGCTAGTATTTTTGAGTGCTTGTGAGACAAATGCAGGATTAATCAGTCAAAGTGAGGGTGTTTTGAGTATTTCTCGCGCTTTTTCTTTTGCAGGTTGCTCAAATATCGTCACCACATTATGGAAAGCAGAAGACCTAGCGACAGCATATATTTCAACCAGATTCTATCATCACTTTGACAAGGGAAGTGGATATGCTGATGCATTGCGCTTGGCTCAATTAGACCTTTTAAATGACCCTAAAATGAGTCAATTTCATCACCCATCTTTTTGGAGTCACTTGATTTTTATTGGAGATAGCCAACTATATGAAAATTGGACAACGAATATTTGGTATTTAACAGCAATTCTTCTAGGAGCTATTTTGATTTTATTTTATCTCAAAAAAAATCCACCCCAAAAGGGATGGACTTAATAGGAAATGTTATAAACTTTTCAATTAGTTTTTCAATTAGTTTTTCAATTCTATTTCAATATCTGCAAATTCTTCAATATTGTTTTTGACTCTATTATAGATGCTTCGGTTATTGTCTCTATTAATTAAGATAACGCCATCAACAACTTCAGCATTTTCGAAATCTCCATTTGATACTCCCCTGAACCAGTTTACAGCACTAATTTCAAATAATGCCAAAGGGTTGTTTTGAGCATCAATGATAAAGTATTCATTATCATCCCCTTCTATTTCTACTTCAAAATCAATATCGTCTCCATAGTATTCAAAGACAACAGGAGTTGTAGAACCATCTTCAAATGCATAAGATCCTTCGATATAAATTGATGGTTCATTTCTGTAATCAATCAAGTCAAGTTCTAACTCAATTTTTTTGTATTCTCCAGCTTCTATGTTGATAAAGAAGTCAGTAGATTCGTCAAATTCATCAAAAGTCACTTTTCTAATCTCGTTGAATTTTATTTCAAACTCTTTTTCAAAAGTGCCAATTTCGTTTCTTCCTTCTACTTCAAACTCCAATTCTTTGATTTGAATGAAACCATTTTCGATTGTCAGGTTGCTGTTAGCAACTCTTCCATTTGTAGAACTTGTTCCTCCATTATTCAAAATAAATGCGAAACCTAACCTACCCTCTCCAGTACCTGGAAGTTCATCGTCATTGTTGCAAGATGTGAATGCGAATGCCGCAGCTAATGCAAATGCTGTTAAAATGTTTTTTGTGATTTTCATAATAGTTTTAATTTTAATTTCATGATTTAGTCGAAACCGATACTCATGATGTAATCATTTATCTAGGTTTTTTCAGGAAATTATTTGTCAATAATTGTACCAATTTTTAATCCATTTTAAGACTTTAAGTTTAAATAAATCAGAACTAGTAAAAACCCCATAATAACTGTGATTTTCATCCAAATTTATTTTTTGAAACAATACAAATGCATCATTATATTTTTCTGATTTCAATAATGAAAGACCTAAATAATACTCTGCTTCGTCGTTAAAATACCTTTCGATTATGACTTGATTGAGCTGAATTACACGTTCCAAATATTCAATGGCACTTTCAAAATCTTCGTGTTCATATGCAGCTATGCCAGCCAAGAATACTTCTGCTTGATTTTCGGAGTTTTGAGGAACAGCAGACAGAATTCTTGTCCAAACTTTGTTTTTAAAATCATTTTCTAATTCGCTCAAAGGGATTTCAGATGAACGCATGGTTGATATTTCATAGGGAATGTAATTTTCTTCAATAAGTTGAGATGGTAATTTTTGAATCCAAAAGTTTCCAATTAGTATGAAAAGTGAAATAGACGCGGCCACTCCAATCCACCAAGTGGACGGTTTGATTTTGACAACTTTGATAACTCTGCTTTTGAGATATTCTTTCTGGACTGATTGAATTTGATTTTTCAATCCTGCTAATTCGATGCTTTTTCTAGATATCTTTAATAATTCCAAAAGTTCATTCAACGCTGCATTTTCCTTTAGTTCTTGTAGAAGTAAGTTTTTTTCTTCTTCAGAAAGCTTATTGTCTAAATAGGCATCAAGGCGGGTAATATTTTTATCATCAATCATTTTGGAGCGCATTTTTTACAGATTTAGCCAATATTTCATTCCCATTTACTTTTTCAATTAAGGATTTCAAACACTTATATTTCTTGTTTCTCAAGACTTGCTCGCTTGAAAAATCCTCCTTTTCCATAATATCTTTCATTGACAGGTTTTCATAGTAGAATGAAATTAAAATGCTTTTACACTTCTGACCAATTGATTCAAAAAGTGATAATATCAATTTTTGGTTTTCAATTTTCTCTATTTCTACACTAACTCCTATCACCTCAACATCATTTCCCTGCTCAAATATCTCATGTCTATTCTGAGTGCTTTTTCTTTTCCTTATTTCTGTAATCCAAAGATTTCGCGCGATACTGTAAAGCATAGATTTGACGCCAGCCTCTTTACGAAATCTCCCATCTTGTACCATTTTCACAAAAGCCAAAAACGTGTCTTGAATTACGTCTGCTGCGTCATCCTCGTCTCCACTATTCTTGAGAATTATGCTTTCTAAGAGTCTATAATACGTTGAATACATGTATTCTAAAGCTTTATTTAGCAAGATTCCGCCTGCTTTAATGTCATCAAGAATCGAATCTTCAGAATTAGTTTTATTTATTTTCATTCAGGTCTATTTATAAGTCGAAGTAAGTTTCAAAAAGGTAATAGGAATTTTCATAATTTGTTTAAAGAACAATCTTTTTGCCATAATTCCATTAAAATATTCAGTG is drawn from Belliella baltica DSM 15883 and contains these coding sequences:
- a CDS encoding RNA polymerase sigma factor, whose translation is MKINKTNSEDSILDDIKAGGILLNKALEYMYSTYYRLLESIILKNSGDEDDAADVIQDTFLAFVKMVQDGRFRKEAGVKSMLYSIARNLWITEIRKRKSTQNRHEIFEQGNDVEVIGVSVEIEKIENQKLILSLFESIGQKCKSILISFYYENLSMKDIMEKEDFSSEQVLRNKKYKCLKSLIEKVNGNEILAKSVKNALQND
- a CDS encoding CHAT domain-containing protein, yielding MFLRIFFLFLFLSIQTNNPTENETLLTKYEKAISYYEPPQPTNKSDSIALDLFTQIMNDPLNTSLSSEVILDVYEKAGNIYLINNDFEKAISAYRKGIFFNYSEEVLDTLFFASNLFLGESYYRVSKADSSIFFLKNAEKILSQKNSKLEASRLYNSLGVIYYESGNYIQSINYFNQARDLSVGDKSFSELDEFLQFAEYSFLNNIASSLMGLSQLDSALKIYQDMLSFGINDDRALSQISEVYLEKLEPDSAFYYLNSISSEEIKSSISFQNQLAEVLYLKKDFAGSNEILKELVKTKSGIRANNFQLGNTFLLLGKIAFEERKFEDAINFFHQSIIRIDGVFEDENVLSNPSEYSLGFATFQLFESVNRKANSLMELYLQTKDEKYRKSSIETFQTAFNIAFQIANYYDNDEARIFLADYALKAYENAIKYLYSLYQISGNYEDLTLLFEWVEKNKATSLDLSLKEKKVKRNLKLPADLLQREKDLQFSISRLQQQISATNDNNLIEQYQVELRSSRLALSRLIDQLNEIPEYMQAKLAYGIFDIKTIQNNILDRNSALVSFFETDEEIYVFLLDNKNLAVDRIEKKEELTNNLKIFKRALKEYQPGVRYQKRNLGVNLQKQLLSLSDVQWSKYSNLIVIPHGVLMDLPFAVLETESGKFLVEQFTISYQYSVEFLTEIKNLKFSKEKKIAFAPFSTNFWSDADISLNQLPHSQIETDAISENKFSDELATKQQFLEIAPNSGIIHLATHALSDPKDPSQAFIAFYPGDISSRLFTHEIYNLDLGSTSLVFLSACETNAGLISQSEGVLSISRAFSFAGCSNIVTTLWKAEDLATAYISTRFYHHFDKGSGYADALRLAQLDLLNDPKMSQFHHPSFWSHLIFIGDSQLYENWTTNIWYLTAILLGAILILFYLKKNPPQKGWT
- a CDS encoding DUF3078 domain-containing protein yields the protein MKNLFTLCFLFVALQQSFSQDADSLNQVVLKDTTYWNSEFSVGLNFNQAAFSGNWKAGGVNSIAFGSIAAGKANYAKGKLSWDNQIELIYGIVKNEGQQVRKSNDRIFFDSKVGYKAGGNWSYFGSINFLTQFTDGFEFGPDDQRTLISGFFSPAFLTSGIGMEYKPNKDFALRIAPFSPRFTFVTDPTIIQNVPSNYGVPEGQTVRTEWLALQLFATYNKDITDNLSIRSRYQMFANYETLAFRTIDHRLDVTLIAKITQFVDVTFTSINVYDLDMDPGIQYSQALALGILYKVNNKK
- a CDS encoding ABC transporter ATP-binding protein; translated protein: MLEAKGIEKYYGDLHVLKGVDVTIKSGEVVSIVGASGAGKSTLLHILGTLDDADKGEVKVGNVVITQLKGDQMAAYRNKEIGFIFQFHNLLPEFTAEENIIIPGLIAGRGEKELKKRALELASILGVSGRLDHKPAELSGGEQQRIAVARALINDPKIIFADEPSGNLDSKSAEDLHQLFFKLRDEFGQSFVIVTHNQELAQMADRMLTMQDGKII
- the sucC gene encoding ADP-forming succinate--CoA ligase subunit beta — protein: MNIHEYQAKEVLKSYGVRIQEGIVAETPEAALEAAKKLNAETGTSWYVIKAQIHAGGRGKGKVQETDSNGVVLAKKLEDVAEKAKNILGGTLVTHQTGPEGKKVNKVLIAEDVYYPGDSEPKEYYLSILLDRAKGSNVIMASTEGGMDIEEVAENHPEKIIKEWIDPKVGLQGFQARKVAFKLGLEGNAFKEMVKFITALYAAYEGTDSSQFEINPVLKTSDNKILAVDAKVNLDDNALYRHKDLADLRDLAEEDPLEVEAGESGLNYVKLEGNVGCMVNGAGLAMATMDMIKLSGGEPANFLDVGGGANATTVEAGFRIILKDPNVKAILINVFGGIVRCDRIANGVVEAYKSIGDISVPIIVRLQGTNAEEGARIIDESGLKVSSAITLKEAAEKVKSAIA
- a CDS encoding tetratricopeptide repeat protein; the encoded protein is MIDDKNITRLDAYLDNKLSEEEKNLLLQELKENAALNELLELLKISRKSIELAGLKNQIQSVQKEYLKSRVIKVVKIKPSTWWIGVAASISLFILIGNFWIQKLPSQLIEENYIPYEISTMRSSEIPLSELENDFKNKVWTRILSAVPQNSENQAEVFLAGIAAYEHEDFESAIEYLERVIQLNQVIIERYFNDEAEYYLGLSLLKSEKYNDAFVLFQKINLDENHSYYGVFTSSDLFKLKVLKWIKNWYNY
- a CDS encoding DMT family transporter gives rise to the protein MLLAGFLFALMNVSVKLITHIPAIEIILFRSVLSFFMTYIALKRINVPFFGKNKPLLITRGIAGSVGLMAFFYNLQTIPLASAVTINYLAPIFTTILGIFIVKEKVAKRKYIFFGVSFVGVLIIEGFDPRISAFDLGVGLIASLAMGVAYNVIRKLKNSEHPLVIMFYFPLITTPIAAIVSYFFWVMPQGWDWVVLLTVGVLTQGAQYFMTLAYQNANLSKVASLSYVGIVYALGFGFLIFEETYSLLTYLGMILVLAGVLLNVTSKK
- a CDS encoding universal stress protein; translation: MQKKIDAEILFMHIIITPIVWAKLTPEQENLFLDKKSEINAVKANLKDLVERAQAMGISANKLLVYSNGAERINKYVESEKVDMVVMGSHGTYGFKEHMLGSNTYSMLRRTNVPVIVIKEGFEHSSIDTLVIATNFREETGKSFAQIENFTELLKAELKVLYVNTPDHFVETNDILKIGQSFLDEFAAYNHEINIVDAFREERGIIQFAKKTQADAVAVITFGKSDLLQYFSPSVTENLIAMIDIPVISLRKNTF